The region agcctggtgggctgcagtccatggggtcacgaagagtaggacacgactgagtgacttcactttcacttttcactttcatgcactggagaaggaaatggcaacccactccagtgttcttgcctggagaatcccagggacgagggagcctggtgggctgacatctacgggatcgtgcagagtcggacacgactgaagcgacttagcagcagcaacatgctaATTATTCAGTGCAGAACATTCAGCTGTTAATTACACTGCTTATGAATTATGAGTTGGTGTCCAAAAAAAAGGCAAGGCGTTACAGTATATACAAGAGTACAGGCTCAAAGTTAGATGAGGTGTGAAACTTACTTCTGCCGGTTAGTAATGCCTGACCCTGAGTAAATCACTTGATCTCTCTAATACTGTTTTTCTTCCCTGTAAGATAGATAATACTATACAGCACTAAGTTGGTGagagaatgagataatgcatataagGGGCTTAGCATCTGGCCCTTAGTATGCCCTCCACAAAGATTAGCTTTTGTCACATAAAAAAGATTTCTGATTCTGAAAGGCCCAATTCCATCCAGCAGGATGTGGAAACACTCTCTGCAGCCTCTAACAGTCAATTCAAAACAGTTCCAGTATGAAAGCAGCTCTATCAGATCACATGTGGCAGGCTGTCTCAGCTTAAGGAAGCCCTTTGAGGCTGATCTGACTTATAACTTGTGTAACCTGATTCTACCACAAAGAACAAGCCTATCTTCTTAGTCAAAGACTAAGACCACTAAGGACTACCATatgaggttccctggtggctcagattgtgaagaatatgcctgcaatgcaggagactcaggtttgatccctgggtcggaaagatcccctggagaagggaatggcaacccactccagtattcttgcctggagaatcccacagacagagaagcctggcagcctagAGTCCATGGACTAACAAAGAGTCATAtaccactaacactttcacttttaaggacTACCACATCACTCCACTCTATCTTCAAGGTGTTTTCTTGTGCAGTCTTGTCTGCTCTCCTTGAGATGGAGATTCCAAACCTTTCACATTCCTGGTCATCTTCCTTTTACTTGTTTTTAGAACATCCTAAGATACCATAACCAAGATAACAATTTCCACTCATTGATGCTTTCTGAGCACCAGGCACTGATATTGCCACTTTGCACAGATCGTGTTATTAAAACTCACAAAAATCCTATAAAGTGAATGATGACATGCTCATAGAAGTAGAAACAGATTCAAAGAGATTAAGCAAGCTGCCAGGATCATACACTTTTAAAGTGGCAGAGATTGTTCCCAAACCTAGACTTGTCTGATGCTCGAAGTCAAAGATTCCAAACTGCTTGGTAATTATGATGCTCAACCCTGCTTCTACTCccgttcatttttttctttagtaacaAAAATCCCAGCTTTCATTAACGGCTTCcccgtggctcagacggtaaagaatctgcccgcatgCGGGAGACCCGATTAGagctctgggtctggaagatccttcggagtagggaaaggctacccactccagtattctttcctggagaattccatggacagaggaccctggcgggcttctccatgggactgcagagtcggacacgactcagcgactaacactttcactgtttttcAGCTTTCATTATTTCTAAAGCAATTCTGTTTGAGTCCTGGGTAAATTCGTTTCAGAGTTAAACTCAAGTCACGCTTGGCACTCCCAACATAAAAGCCCAATTAAGGTACCAGGAGCCTCTAATGCCTCCGGTGGGACAAGGCGCTCCCGCCCGGTCGGATTCTGCTAGCTACGTGACCTAGGCCACGAGGGTCCCACGCTGCCACCGCCTCACCTCTCACCAGAAAAAAGCAAGACTCAGCGCTAAGTAGTCAGACCTCGTGGAAGTGATGCCAAGACTCCAAGCTTTCCGCCAACCGCCGAGAGCTCGACACAAAGACCTGGCAGTCTCTGGCGGACCCCGCAGACCTCCCTACCTGCAGACCTAAGCATGTCAGGGCCCGCAGCCCTGTGGTGATCCCACCCCAGCCCATGATCCAAGCCCCGCACTCACAGCGCCTGTTGCCTTGACGAATTTATTGGCCACGCTCGAGAGCTGGTTATCTCGCAGAAAGCCGAGCACGAGGGGATACAGGTCGCTGGGAACCACGCGGCGTAAGCCGGCGTCCGCCATCCTCCGGGTAATACGCGTCACTACCGTCGCGGACGCACACGACTCAAGAAACCGGAAGAGGCGGGCTAGGGGAGGATCCCGGCAACGTCCTCGCGCCGCGCGGGGCACGCCGGAAGGGGCGGGCGCACTCTCGGAGACAGGGTAAAGGCGAAATCCATGAACGCTTTCCGGTCCCACGAGTGTCGCCATCTTGGAAGGGCGGAGCCCGCCGTTCTGCTTTGTGAAGGCGGAGCCCTGACGTCAGAGGTCACGCCCTTGGTGGCGGCGGGAAAGCTTCAGACTTCCCGCGCCTTGCCTGCCTTCTGGAGCCACCTTTCTCAGTGCAGCAGTTACCCGCGCCGCTAGCATTCAGGTATCAGAGTAAGGCGTGGGTCGGCGGGCCTGAGCTGACCTTGAATTTTCTAAACTTGGTCACATATCCCACCGTCTCCTATTCGCTCTGCCAGTGGATTCCCACTCTTCTCCATCTTCACTTCAAAACCCTGGAAGGCCCTTTCTCAAAATACCACCCCAATCTCTGCACTCCCAACTCCATTACCGAGGGCCCTTCAGATTATCTGTGGTAGTGGTGAGGTGCTGATCTTCAAAACTGTCCACCTCAATCTTGACTTGCCCATGAGACAAGTCTACCCTCCCTTATTTACACAGCTTCAGATCAGCTTCATGAAGGGAAAAAGGGGATGTGCAATAAAcccgagcagcagcagcaatctcttCAAACGGATAATCCTGAAAATAACCCTTCTACCTCCTGGGTCACAGTCCACACTATGAATCCTCCCTGTGGAAGAACTAGAAAACCCCTCAACTGCCTCTCTCTTTGTCATGAGTACTCAGATTTATCAATCAATGCCCAGGCCAATCAAGTTAATTTCAAGTTCTCCATATTTCAGTTCACAGTAGCAGATAGCACCCTGTCTACTACCCCTGGACTATTTCTCTTTCATGCCCCTCCCGGAGGTAAGGGTTCACTTTCTCAAAGGACACACTTATTTGCCATTCTCAAAATAGGCATTCCCCTGTCCTTGGTATAATTCCTCCTTGTCCCTCTTTCCCAAAGGTCTATTCACCTGCATGCATTCTTTAAATATCTGAGCACCTGCTGAATGCCAAGCATTGTGCTCAAGCTATGGTACACACAAGCCTCAGTTTCAAAAACCTGTATTTACAACAGGTGTGAACTTCCTCTGGGTCCCTGATACTCAAATTCTTTGCCGGACCAATGGCACCACGCTCGTTGGAAATGCAGAACCTCAAGGCCCACCCCATaactcagaatctgcatttttaaaagatctacaGATTTAGCTACCCTTTcaaagtctgagaagcactgcCCTAGATGACTGATTTCACCTACTAGACTCCTGAAGAGCAGTTTCAAGTCCAGTAGGATTCAGCACCTAACCGAAGAGGGGTCCTAGGAATCAAATGGAAGTAGGAATGTCCCTGTTGGGTTCAGAGAGGAAAAGTGATTTCTCTGGCACCAGCACCATAGAAAAAAGCACAACAGCACTTGGCAGTTCTCTCTAGTTCATGTTTATTAGTCTGCACTGGGGGAACCCCTCAACCCCATCCATCTTACACAGGAATGCAAGTTAATGTGTTTCAAAGCctattataaaaaacaaataccacTTAAAATCTgatgtattacatttttatttcacttttttccatttctttagaaAACAGTCATCTCCTCGCTAGCAGCTCTCTCCCCTAGACTGGGGGAGGGGAATGGAGGAGGTTGGGCACCTCCAAAGAAAAGGGGATGGGGGAGAAGGGCCCAGGGTTACCTCCTGAGGTTCTTCTGGGCCTGTTTCAATAATGTGTCAAAGTCAAGAGAATCAAATTTGCTCTTTACAGGAGCAGGGTCAAAGTCTTCCCGGTTGGAGTCTACAAAGGTAGAGAGAGACAAACATCAAGGTCTCTTTGAGTACACCTCCCAACCACAGGGTCCTCAAATGGCCAGCTACCTCTCTTATCTATAATGGATGGAGCTAAAATCTCCTGAATTTTAAGTCAAAAGATAGGAAAGCCCCCATTTCTCCTCTCATCCTACCCTTTAAGCCCTTCATGTGTCACAGGAAGACAAGTCTGTCTTACTAAACCCCCTTCTCAAAAGGCTGGGGACTCTTCCAGGGAGGAGATGGAGTATACCAAAGGCTCAGGGCCTCCCTCCACTCACCAAGATCAGAATAGCTTCTCTTGCAGAACTGCCTGCGGCCCCCAAAGCAGAGATCAAAGGGCTGTTCATCAGCCTGCCTCAGCTTGTGGCCACTCTCGATGGCTGCAAATGCCTCCTCGGCATAGCGGTAAGTGACGAAGCCATAGTTGTCACTGGAAGGGAGGGtgagacagaggctgagatggctatTTGGGCACATGCCATGGAGAAGAGACAGCTCCCCAGGGTACAGGGACTGGAGAGATTCTTCTCATTCCCCAAATGGCCAACCCTCTAACTGTAGAGATGAAGGTGTCCTACACTGCCCAGCACACCAGAGCAATCAGGAAAGACAAAGCACTGAGACAGATAACGGGACAGGAAGGACATCCTGACCTTAGGGCCCAACCTCACCCTTGGACACGGAAGTGGATGGTGCACTCCTCAATCTCCCCAAAAACAGAGAATCTCTGTTTCAGCTCTGACCGAGTCATGCGGCCAGGTATCTTCCCAATGAAGACCACTCTTCTTTCTTCCTATGTTGGGTCAAGGAAAATTAACACACCATGAGCCAAAGCCATAGCTGCAGATGGCTCTGTGAGCTCATGTCATGGCTCAGGGACAAGCCCTCTCCTCCTAGGACCTGTTCCTCTACTCACTATTGCACGCTCCTTCTGCAGAACTCTCTGCCTTTGGTAATGGTCGTGTGAACGATAAGAACTGTACCTGCCAAGAGAAAAAGGTGCTGTCAGCCCCCTAGATATTAGACAGCTCAAGTCTCAACTCTTAGGCTCTTGCACCCCAAATGTACCAACTCCCTGAAAACATACTCACCGCCGCCTCCTGTCACTTCTCCGGCGAGGAGATGGAGAGCGGGACCGGCTTCGGGAACTagatgatgaggaggaggaagatgaggaggaagaggaagagcatCTCCGGGAACGTCCAGAGGAACTGCAACTGGACCTAGAGAACAAAAGATCACACAGAAATGATGGGAGGAGTACAGGTATCATCCACTTACCTCACCTTGGCCCCAGCCCCGCCTCCCTGTCAGGAAGCTCAGGACCAAAGgcagagaaaagcagaggagGTACAGAAGAAAAGCAAACTGAGAACCTTGTGAACTTTACATGTTCTAGAGTATCTGGGCATTGATCTTATTTATTGTCAATTatgcaattaaaaagaatatctaacaagtcagaaagaataaaaacaatagagACTCAGAAATAAAGGGCTGGGCCCTAGGTATTACAACGAGCCGGGGGATCGGGGGTGTAAGGGAGAAGTGGGAGGGCGGGCAGGCCCATGTCTCTGGAATCCTGCTCGCCTCATGTCTCACAGGAGTACTATGATTATGGCATAAGGGGAGGTGACTGTGCTAGATCTGTAGTAGATGACATACCTGAAGATAAGCTTCACCATCAAAAACCAAGAATTCTTCACTGATGAAGTGCAAAAATTTGGGTCTATTATAGAGAAAAAGGTACTCCCAAAAATATGAGGCCACAATGACACCCAAAGGACACCAGACTCTTTCCTCAACAGATGATTAAAGGAAGGATTATTTGCCATTAACAACCCACTAGCCCACCATCCCACATCTACcggaaaaatacaagaaataagGACTGATACAGTGCAAAGGAATCAACATGGTCAAGACCAAACCCTAACGGTTTCTCCCAAGGCAGGTCTCTAGGAAGCAGGAGATCTCAGAGATATCCCAATCTCTAACAGGGGACAGAAGCTATCTTTTCACAGCTTGCCTCCTTCAAAtccaggaaaagggaagaagacaaaagccaaagacagaaatagaaaagccTTAGTGCCTGAAAGTTCATCAAACTcaatgtgcaaaagctttcagaGTAAGCCAGAGGAGAGAACCTCCAAAGTGGAGAGAACCTAACAGGCCATCAGAGCTCACCTTCGCCACCTCTTGTGTGGGGGGGAGAGGGACCGGGACCGGGATCGGGATGAGGAAGACGACGATGAGGATGAGGAGGAAGATGCTTCGCTGGTCCGGGTGGACCCAGAGCTCACAGAACGGCTGCTGCGGCCACGGCGGCCTTGCCAGCCCCGGCTTGGGGGGCTGGCTGACCTGCAGGCTTTTCGATAACAGCGCACTGACTGCTGCTTGGCTGAGGGATCAGGGAGAGTCCTAGTGTTCGTGTCATTCCGGCAGGGTGAGGCCTCAGGGGATAGCAAGGCAGACGGGGCAAGGCAAGGAGTTTGGGGATCTGCCTGCTCTCTGCTAGTCCTGTGATCAAGTGGCTTCTGGGAGGCAGCTGTGCCTGGAGGCACAGAGGTGACTGAGCCCAGGGACAAGACAGGCTTGATGGTGATATCCTGATGGCGTTTGACGTTCCATCGGGAGCCCACCTCTGGAATGACTAGGGCAGGcgtcttttttgggggggtcctGCTCCGAACACAATAGTCATGGTCCCCAGAGCCCACATGGACTGGACTAGGGCCACGGACCCCTTCGTGGAGGCGGGCTGCAGCTGGATGTTTGGCCTCTGTAACTCCTTCAGGCTTCAGGGTTCCCTCCTGGGCGGTGGACTTAGGAGATTTGGCTTTGGCCAGCAGAGAGACAGCAGCCAGGGGCTTCCATAACTGATGGGGAGGGGTAGCTGGAGGGGTGAGCCCTgtgaggggagggaggatggagataGCAGGATGAGATCCGATTCTACACTTCTGAACACTGTGTATACAGGCTCCAGAGACTCCCACTTCATTTCACAAAGTGTACTAACACTGATCAGCAGCCCAACTTCTCCCACTGTTACAACTGCTCCGTCCCATGAGCTCCCCATCTTGGAGACCAGCAACAGAAACCCAACTAGCTAGAGTCCTCCTGAACCTCTCATTGCCCAAACCCAGCTGGTGGCCAGGTCCTGTCTGTTCTACCTCTTCCTTCTTAGACTCACCCCCTGACCATGGCACTGACTGACTTCCTGGCTGCATTTTCCCTGAACTCATGTAATCATCTAATAATCTCCTACCTCGAGCAACACACCTGTCCACCTGTCTTCTACATTCCCGCTGGAGGAAGCACTCTAAAACCAAACTGGTAAGGCTTTTTCAATTGCTTCTTCAACGTACAATATCAAGTCCAACCAGCTTAACATGGCCAAGTTCCCATAACTTGGCCTCCTACTTAACACCCCAGCTTTCTCTCTTCTGAGCTCTGCCCACCACCCTGATCAGCCACTACACTCCAGCCAAAACGAACCACTCACCATTTCCCAAAACATACCAATACCAGGCTGGCTCTGTTTCTTCAGTTCACTCAAGCTGTTCCAACAACCTCAAATGCCCCTGGTGTCAGGGATTTTCTCAAGCCTCCAATTTGAGGATTACCTTCTGTATAACCCTGTTCTGACAGTCCCTCTTCAGACCCCACTGTAAACCAAATGGGTTTCTTTGACACACAACCTCTGATACTCGACGTGCTCATCTGTTTACACATCTGCCCCCTGGACTGTGAGAACCTCGAGGACGACGATCAGATTTCCGTATCCCCAACATCTACACACACTTACTGCAGAGCGGGCTCTACAAACATTTGCTGCTTAAACTAATCAAAGGCAgagttccccaccctgaacccacCTGCCACGTTGGCCAGTTCTGGGGCTTGTAACCGGTCTAGGGGCCTCTTCTCCTGGGGAGTGTCAACGCTGCTGGCGGGGGGAAAAGGGAAAGCCTGGTTCATTGCCTCCTCAACATCTGCTTTCCTCATGAAGCAACAGGAAAGGGGGACGTGCAGAGAGGAATGGGGGCACAAACTGTCCCAATCATTCTCCTCCAGCACAAAAAgggtcttagtgactgaactttATGTAAGTTGGGTCTCAGCTCTGTCCAATTTCTGGAGGCAGGCTGACTATGACCTTGATaccccccacctcctccaagcCAGGAGCCTCTTGTGCCCAGCTCAAACCAACCCAAAATCAATGTGGAGGAAAATATGCTTGGCAGAAGAGGACGGGGTATCATgaacatgggggaaaaaaaaaaaaaaggcctcttGGTACTGGAAGATTGGGGAACAAGGAGGTCCAGGACACCTGTGTCCTCCAAGGAGTCAGGGAGCCCTAGCCATGAACATCCTCCCCCATTTTTTCTTATAACATCAGCAGTGTTTTGAGCAACCTTAAAGCCtgttaaataaaggaaagaaacccCCAAAAACACAACTCGCCAGAACATAAAAGGCATCACCATTTGAAACCCCAGACTGGAATCAGCCAGAGGATGGTTCATATATGTCCTCCTACGTATCACCCAAGACAATGCTCAGTAGTGATGGGCTGAGCTGAGGGTGTGAAACAGGGAAAGACTTTAGAGCTGACTAAATGTCCCTTAACAGAGGCATCCAGTTGACAGTCCTGGAGCGCCGGCCGGCTGCTGACCAACAGCTGTAGGGTAACTCACTCATGTCCCCATACTTACCCTGAGTTTCCTACAGCCAGGCTGTCAGCAGGAGCCGGGGGAGGGCACTcctttttggctgcaaagaaaccATACTAGTTAAAAGCCCAACCAGATGTTCCATACTGAAGAGGCACAGAAACGCTGGCTTTAAGACGCAAAGGAGGAAAATCCATTTTGCCTACATACTCCATTGGGGTCTCCCCAAAGAAATCCATTCTCCTCCAGTGGGTAcccaaaaactatttttaattatgtCTCTTCTGCTTAAAAACAAGCACACACTCCACCGAATCTGAGACGGAGTCCCAACTCCTAAGTCTAGCATTCCAGATTCTATATAATCCACCTTATTAACTTGCTAGTCTTATAAGCTACTCTTGATCTACACTTGTACTTTGCCTTGTTCTACAGATACCTATTGTCAATTCAGGAGTCATTTCTGCAGATTCCTCTCCCCAGTCAGATCATAAGCTCCTTGAGAACACAACATAGCATCATCCTCTGCAGCACCTAGATCCACACTTGTACTGAGAAGCTGAACTAGCCACTGCCTTTCAAATACACCATATGTGACCTTTCCTGCACCTCTGCCTTTATTCACCACATGCAGGCTCTCTGAATTCCTGTCTTCCAAGGCTCAGCTGGAGAACTAATTCCCTCTAGAAAAATGTCCCCAATTTACTTGGATCTCCCCATCCATCCACTCTTTATAGTTCTTGTCATGCTGTACCCTCTCCCTGGCTTGGACTGCCATCAATGGGATTGTCTTCCCATTCCAATTAGGGGGCCACTCTAGTGGCAGAgactccccttctccctcctcccagttTAAGCAACTACAGGGCTGGGCCCAAAAGAAACATCAACAAAAAGGGTTACAAAAAGGGTTTCCTCACCTTCTGATTTCTCAAATTGCTCCAGCAGACTGGACAGGTCCGACGCCTCAATTCCTGTGGAAGCACACAACACAGGATTGGAAACCTACCCCTATCCACTGAGCACACAGGtcccaaaacttccaaaacaccTCGCTTCTCTCCTTATGCACCCCCTGTCCATTGTGATAAATAAACCAGGGGAGCCACACTCCCAGAGAAAGAGAATCAAACCAACCAGACTTTTCTCTCTCAAGAATTCTAACAAAGGCCAGCCCCATCGAGGCTTATCCTGTTTTATGGAAGACACTCCTCACACAATTCCCACGCCATTCTTCACACCAACTGAACTGTGTGGCACTCACCAATCTCACTGATGAAAGCCTGCACCACGGCCTCAGGACCCTGGGTACGTGGGGTAGGTAGAAAGGACAGTTTCCTTAGACGGGCTGGGTGGACAACAGGCAGTTTGGTGGTAGTGCTCTGCCTTGGTGCCGGTGTGGGAACAGCCTTGTCAACAGGAGAGGGTGGTTTCTCCTTGGGCCTAGTCTCCTGCAGCTCAGGCTTTAGCCTCTCTGATGCAGGCTCCTCAACAGCCACATTCTCAGCAGACACACACGGTGGAGCCTTGATCCGCGGGCTGTGCACCGGGGAGGATGCCCTGTGCTTCAGATGGGGAGATGCAGGCACTGGCTTGACCTCCACCTTGGTGGGCTCTGTCTGTGGAGCTCCCTGGCCAGCTGCCCCAAGACTGAGGGGAGGAGCCATTGGCACAGCTGGCACACTTTCAGGAGAGCCAGCTGGGATGCCACCAGGCTCCACCTTGGGTGGGGGGACAGCTCTTCCAACTGAGGTTAGAGGCAATGGAGGTGGAGGAACAGCAGGCCAGAATGGAGGGTGTTGCAGCCCTGGGCCCCATCCCAAGGGCCCGTAGGTACAGTTGGAATTATAAGGtgggactggggcaggaggaggtaCCCAAGGCACATTGCAAGTGGGGGGCACAGCAAAGGCACCTGGAGTACCAGACACTAGGGGCACCGTTGGTGGGGGGGGCAGGCAAGGATAGCCAGAAGGGGACACGGGAGGATAACAAGGCCAGGGTGGCACAGAGGCATAGTGAGTATAGGGATCAGGTGGCACTGGCCCCAGAGACATCGGAACACTAGGAGGCTGCAGGGGTGGTGGGGGCAGATTGGGCACAGCTTGCCCATTTGTGGGAAGGGGCAGCGCAGGAGTCATGCCCAGCCCACCCGTGGGAAAAGGCAGAGCAGTGGGCATTTTGGGGGGCatgggctgcacagcaggaggtagCAGTCGTGCTGGCAGCAGTTTCTCTTGGGATGGCACCTGCTCAGTAGGAGCTGAGGCCATAGGTTTGGTCGCAGGTGGCTCAGGACtaggggaggcagggctggggcccaCAGACCCAAAGCAAGCCTCAGGAGCCGCCTCAGGACTTCTCTGTGGAGCTGTCTTCTTGGCTGGGGCTAGAGGGATGACAAGACAAGGGATGTCTGCCAGCCCTGTGGGAGTTTCTGGGAGGCTGGGCCACTTCCCAGCTGGAGGCTGAGGGGTCCTCTCTTCGGCCTCTGGCTGGCGCTGCTGCCTTCGTCGCCGGTACTCAGACAGGCTAAGAGGCCGAGGCCTGACTTCCTGGGTTGTGGTACTGGTACCAGTTTCTCCCTTCAGAGGACCTATAACCTCCCTGACTTCAGGACTGTTGGCCTTTGGGGGCTCTGAAGACTCTGATTCCAGGAGGAGCTGGGCACCTGGATTCCTCTGGGCTGATGATACTGCACCACGTCTGGGATCAGTTGGCCTAGACTTAACTAGTACAGGGTCAACTGGAGACAGGTCATTGGGAACAGAGTCAACCTGTACTGACTTGACCAGGACAGCGTCAACTGGAGACAAGTTGTCTGAGATGGGAACAACCACTGTAGGGTCAGCTGCTGCTGAGTCAGCCAGGACTGGATCAGCTGGGAGGGGTTCAACCAGCTCTGAGTTCGCTGAAGCAATGTTAGTCAGCACAGGGTCAACAGGTTCAGTGTCAGTCGCAGTGGGACCAGGGTCAACTACAGTGGAATCAGCTTCAAGAGAGTCAAGTGGCATGGGGTCAGCTTGAGCAGAGTCAACCAGTGAGAGATGCGTTGAAACAGGGTTGGCTTGGATAGGGTCAACCAGGCTGGGGCAGAGGTCTACAGGATCTTCTTTAGCAGGACTAGCTTGCTCAGTACTGCTCTCCAAGTTCGCAGAGCTGGGTTTCTCTAAGGCAGCTGCCCAGGCCCGAGCCCAAGCCCGGGGCTTCCCTCTACCATGGGGAGGCCCAACCTCTCTTTGAAGGTCCTCTTGAGGCAGGCTGCCTCCCTGAGAGGTCACCTCTGGAACAGCTGTAGACTGCCCACGAGAGGCCGACCTCAGCCTCCTGGTGTAGCCCTCTGCACAGGCAGCTGGCTGCTCCttgctcttcttcctcctgccctttcGAGCCCTCTGGGAACTTAGCGTGGCGTTGGCTGGTGGGTTCTGAGGCCCCTTGGGCGCCACTGGCTCCATGACCTCCCTGGGCTCCAACATGGAGGCTGCCTCCAACTTTTCCTTTGAGTCCAGTGACAAGCCCTCATCCTCAGGGCAGAGGGTTTCCTTGGGAACAGCAACCTCTGTCTCCACCTCTAGTGATGGCATGAGCAGCTGCAAGGCTGGACTGACCTCTAGTGTGTCATCCAGGAGCACAGGCTGGGGGCCAGCAGGGATCTGTCGCACCACAACTGGGATCTCCAGGTCATTGCCAGCTGTGGCCGCCTGACCCAcaatctccagcaccacacaatCCTCAGGCAGTGTCAAGTCATCTGGCTGCTCCTGAAGCTCATCCTCGAGCGCCGTCAGGTGGGTGAGGTTGGGTAGGCAGTACGGGTGCATGGCCCGCACCAGCTCACTCAAGGAGGAGATGCTCTCGTCTCCAGCTGCCTGTACtgccatctctgctgctgctgctgttttctcttcctcctcaggaCAGGCTAGGTGCATGGGGAAGTCCGGGATGCTGCTCACAGAGTTGTTAAGCTCCCCAGCAAGCATCTCACTGCTGAAGCCAGCcagttcctcctcttcctccccatcaCTACgctgctggggaggaggggactgGCCCCAGCGGGTTCTTGACCTTGGGGGTCTCCAACTAGGAAGCTTAGGGGAGGAGGTCTCCAAGAAGGAAGGTGGAGAGAAGTCCCAAGGGGGATCTGCGAGCGCC is a window of Bos mutus isolate GX-2022 chromosome 26, NWIPB_WYAK_1.1, whole genome shotgun sequence DNA encoding:
- the PPRC1 gene encoding peroxisome proliferator-activated receptor gamma coactivator-related protein 1 isoform X3, giving the protein MSRRRRPRPPLPSPPARPGAGGPWLQRGACQARSRQEGSQAGSLDQTWGRRGKHHWSISGNCVAKMEGEPTDAWQITLALLQEEGDDSGFVSLSRLGPCLRDKDLEMEELILQDGALLGTMHSYMDASLISLIEDFGSLGESRLSLEDQNEVSLLTALTEILDNADSENLSPFDSIPDSELLVSPREGSSLHRLLSLSRTPPERDLITPTDPLGPSTGSSRVEMALADPPWDFSPPSFLETSSPKLPSWRPPRSRTRWGQSPPPQQRSDGEEEEELAGFSSEMLAGELNNSVSSIPDFPMHLACPEEEEKTAAAAEMAVQAAGDESISSLSELVRAMHPYCLPNLTHLTALEDELQEQPDDLTLPEDCVVLEIVGQAATAGNDLEIPVVVRQIPAGPQPVLLDDTLEVSPALQLLMPSLEVETEVAVPKETLCPEDEGLSLDSKEKLEAASMLEPREVMEPVAPKGPQNPPANATLSSQRARKGRRKKSKEQPAACAEGYTRRLRSASRGQSTAVPEVTSQGGSLPQEDLQREVGPPHGRGKPRAWARAWAAALEKPSSANLESSTEQASPAKEDPVDLCPSLVDPIQANPVSTHLSLVDSAQADPMPLDSLEADSTVVDPGPTATDTEPVDPVLTNIASANSELVEPLPADPVLADSAAADPTVVVPISDNLSPVDAVLVKSVQVDSVPNDLSPVDPVLVKSRPTDPRRGAVSSAQRNPGAQLLLESESSEPPKANSPEVREVIGPLKGETGTSTTTQEVRPRPLSLSEYRRRRQQRQPEAEERTPQPPAGKWPSLPETPTGLADIPCLVIPLAPAKKTAPQRSPEAAPEACFGSVGPSPASPSPEPPATKPMASAPTEQVPSQEKLLPARLLPPAVQPMPPKMPTALPFPTGGLGMTPALPLPTNGQAVPNLPPPPLQPPSVPMSLGPVPPDPYTHYASVPPWPCYPPVSPSGYPCLPPPPTVPLVSGTPGAFAVPPTCNVPWVPPPAPVPPYNSNCTYGPLGWGPGLQHPPFWPAVPPPPLPLTSVGRAVPPPKVEPGGIPAGSPESVPAVPMAPPLSLGAAGQGAPQTEPTKVEVKPVPASPHLKHRASSPVHSPRIKAPPCVSAENVAVEEPASERLKPELQETRPKEKPPSPVDKAVPTPAPRQSTTTKLPVVHPARLRKLSFLPTPRTQGPEAVVQAFISEIGIEASDLSSLLEQFEKSEAKKECPPPAPADSLAVGNSGSVDTPQEKRPLDRLQAPELANVAGLTPPATPPHQLWKPLAAVSLLAKAKSPKSTAQEGTLKPEGVTEAKHPAAARLHEGVRGPSPVHVGSGDHDYCVRSRTPPKKTPALVIPEVGSRWNVKRHQDITIKPVLSLGSVTSVPPGTAASQKPLDHRTSREQADPQTPCLAPSALLSPEASPCRNDTNTRTLPDPSAKQQSVRCYRKACRSASPPSRGWQGRRGRSSRSVSSGSTRTSEASSSSSSSSSSSSRSRSRSLSPPHKRWRRSSCSSSGRSRRCSSSSSSSSSSSSSSSRSRSRSPSPRRRSDRRRRYSSYRSHDHYQRQRVLQKERAIEERRVVFIGKIPGRMTRSELKQRFSVFGEIEECTIHFRVQGDNYGFVTYRYAEEAFAAIESGHKLRQADEQPFDLCFGGRRQFCKRSYSDLDSNREDFDPAPVKSKFDSLDFDTLLKQAQKNLRR